One Pseudomonadales bacterium genomic region harbors:
- a CDS encoding LysR family transcriptional regulator, whose translation MELRHLRCFIAVAEELHFSRAAARLHVEQSPLSRTIKQLESNLGAALLERTSRGTRLTWAGQVFLEDARRVLLSVEHAKANAKAAANGYRGALRIALSDGIARIRLSSLLALCREEEPEVEIRLSEMPLSQQLKGLRHDLYDVGFTLANEIQEGLIAEPVWRDPLVVAVPARHPLLAHKRVPLDEVLNYPLVLCHPEVCEGCNQQLERLLRSVDAQPTVAEHVATHDLMLALVAAGYGVGFSSAAHIAACKTTDVVARPLAGRSFMLTTYLLRPDSEPSEQLSSFIRRAGKVVT comes from the coding sequence ATGGAGCTACGCCATCTCAGATGCTTTATCGCCGTGGCCGAAGAGTTGCATTTCAGCCGAGCCGCCGCACGCTTGCACGTTGAACAATCTCCCCTGTCACGCACGATCAAACAGCTTGAGTCCAACTTGGGCGCAGCCCTGTTAGAACGCACATCACGTGGTACTCGCCTGACATGGGCCGGCCAAGTCTTTCTGGAAGACGCCCGTCGTGTCCTGCTCTCCGTGGAGCACGCCAAAGCGAATGCCAAGGCCGCTGCCAACGGCTACCGAGGAGCGTTACGCATCGCCCTCTCCGACGGTATCGCCCGCATCCGCCTCAGCTCGCTGCTCGCCCTGTGTAGAGAAGAAGAACCGGAAGTCGAAATCCGACTATCGGAAATGCCGCTCTCGCAGCAACTCAAGGGCCTGCGCCATGATCTGTACGACGTCGGCTTCACGCTTGCCAATGAAATCCAGGAAGGGCTGATCGCCGAGCCGGTCTGGCGTGATCCGCTGGTGGTGGCCGTGCCCGCGAGGCATCCCCTGCTGGCACACAAGCGTGTCCCACTGGACGAGGTATTGAACTACCCGTTGGTGCTTTGCCATCCCGAAGTCTGCGAAGGTTGCAACCAACAACTGGAACGCCTACTGCGCTCGGTGGATGCCCAGCCCACCGTGGCCGAGCACGTGGCCACGCACGATTTGATGCTGGCACTGGTAGCAGCAGGCTATGGCGTCGGCTTTTCCAGCGCCGCCCATATAGCAGCCTGCAAGACCACGGATGTCGTCGCTCGTCCCCTGGCCGGGCGCTCCTTCATGCTCACCACCTATTTGTTGAGGCCCGACAGCGAACCGTCCGAGCAATTGAGCAGCTTCATTCGCCGGGCGGGCAAAGTTGTCACATAG
- a CDS encoding copper-binding protein: protein MRILPMMAAIALAVSTNAAVANENHDKEMGNSTHGMDNMKGKEVMNNEQTAGQQLSGKGMVKAIDTEAQTITITHEPIPALQWPTMTMKFNLDNFSLTQEIEVNDQVEFEFVRANGNYVITAIKPQE, encoded by the coding sequence ATGCGTATTCTTCCGATGATGGCAGCGATAGCGCTGGCGGTATCGACCAACGCAGCCGTGGCGAATGAGAACCACGACAAAGAGATGGGGAACAGCACGCACGGGATGGATAATATGAAAGGAAAGGAGGTGATGAATAACGAACAGACAGCGGGCCAGCAGCTCAGCGGTAAAGGGATGGTAAAAGCCATCGATACTGAGGCACAGACAATTACGATAACCCATGAACCGATTCCTGCTCTCCAGTGGCCGACCATGACCATGAAATTCAACCTCGACAACTTTTCATTGACCCAAGAGATTGAGGTTAACGACCAGGTGGAATTTGAATTCGTGCGAGCGAATGGAAACTATGTCATCACCGCTATCAAACCGCAGGAATAA
- a CDS encoding efflux RND transporter permease subunit codes for MIASIIRWSIQNRLLVLILSALLTGWGGYSMLTTPLDAIPDLSDVQVIIKTSYPGQAPQVVESQVTYPLSTAMLAVPGAVTVRGYSMFGDSFVYVIFEDGTDLYWARSRVLEYLSQISPSLPEAARPALGPDATGVGWVYEYALVDRTGQHDLAQLRSLQDWFLKFELQTVEGVSEVATIGGMVKQYQVVLDPTRARAYGLSIAEVKQAIQRANQEVGGSVIELAEAEYMVRSRGYLQGIEDLELVPLGVSDNGTPILLSDVAEIRLGPQIRRGIAELNGEGEVVGGVIIMRFGGNALATIAAVKEKLTMLEASLPAGVEIVETYDRSELIKSAVTNLEHKLVEEFIVVAIVTAIFLFHLRSSLVIIISLPIGILAAFAIMRTQGINANIMSLGGIAIAIGAMVDAAIVMVENVHKHMEKTKITDSNRWEVIQKASVEVGPPLFFSLLIITFSFLPVFALEAQEGRMFAPLAYTKTYAMAASAGLAITLVPVLMGYFIRGHILPEHKNPINRGLITAYRPFVNLVMRHPVKILVASLVIAISGAWPLMQLGSEFMPELDEGTLLYMPSTFPGVSVGEAAEILQQTNKLIRTVPEVATVFGKIGRADTATDPAPLSMIETTIQLKPESEWRPGMTTDKLIEQLDAVVQLPGITNAWVMPIKNRIDMLATGIKTPVGIKVAGPDLNVIQEIGQRIEQVIEPIPGTVSVFSERTAGGRYIDIDIDRKAAARFGLNVADVQEVVAAAIGGINVTETVEGLERYPVNLRYPREARDSVADIRQLPIVTPTGAHVPLGAVAKVAVIDGPPMLKSENARLNGWTYIDIKGRDLGSYVAEAQQAVAEKVELPPGYSLTWSGQFEYMERAMERMQLVVPVTLVIIFLLLYLAFQRVGEAILIMATLPFALIGGLWLLYLLDYNLSVAVGVGFIALAGVAAETGVVMLVYLDQALKARREVAATEGRPVTVKELSDAVIEGALLRVRPKIMTVTAIIAGLLPIMWGTGTGSEIMRRIAAPMVGGMVSATLLTLVVIPAAFLVWKRRVVIRELNTADG; via the coding sequence ATGATTGCATCAATCATTCGCTGGTCGATCCAGAACCGGCTGTTAGTCCTCATCCTCTCCGCCCTGCTCACCGGGTGGGGGGGCTACTCCATGTTGACCACGCCCCTGGATGCCATACCTGATCTTTCGGATGTCCAGGTGATCATCAAGACGTCCTATCCTGGTCAGGCACCGCAGGTGGTCGAAAGCCAGGTCACCTACCCCCTGTCGACCGCCATGTTGGCGGTACCCGGGGCCGTGACGGTGCGTGGCTACTCGATGTTCGGCGACTCGTTCGTCTATGTCATCTTCGAGGACGGTACCGATCTCTATTGGGCGCGGTCACGGGTGCTGGAATACCTGAGCCAGATATCGCCATCGCTACCCGAGGCGGCGCGCCCGGCCTTGGGCCCAGATGCTACCGGCGTGGGCTGGGTCTACGAGTACGCGCTGGTTGACCGCACGGGCCAGCATGACCTCGCGCAGTTGCGTTCACTGCAGGACTGGTTTCTGAAATTCGAGCTGCAGACGGTCGAGGGCGTGTCGGAAGTCGCCACCATCGGCGGCATGGTGAAGCAGTACCAGGTGGTGCTCGATCCCACCCGCGCCCGTGCCTACGGGCTGTCGATTGCCGAGGTAAAGCAGGCCATCCAGCGAGCCAACCAGGAGGTGGGCGGCTCGGTGATCGAACTGGCCGAAGCCGAGTACATGGTGCGCTCGCGGGGCTACCTGCAGGGCATCGAGGACCTCGAATTGGTGCCGCTAGGTGTCAGCGACAATGGCACGCCAATCTTGTTGAGTGACGTGGCCGAGATCCGGCTGGGGCCGCAGATCCGCCGAGGTATCGCCGAGCTGAATGGCGAAGGTGAAGTGGTCGGCGGCGTCATCATCATGCGTTTTGGCGGAAATGCGCTGGCGACCATCGCGGCGGTGAAGGAGAAGCTCACCATGCTTGAAGCCAGCCTGCCGGCCGGGGTGGAGATCGTCGAAACCTACGATCGCTCCGAGCTGATCAAGAGCGCTGTCACCAACCTGGAGCATAAGTTGGTTGAGGAATTCATCGTGGTGGCCATCGTCACCGCGATCTTCCTGTTCCATCTGCGCTCGTCACTGGTCATCATCATCAGCTTGCCGATTGGGATTCTGGCGGCCTTCGCCATCATGCGGACGCAGGGCATCAACGCCAACATCATGTCGCTGGGCGGTATCGCGATCGCCATCGGCGCGATGGTGGATGCGGCCATCGTGATGGTGGAGAACGTCCACAAACACATGGAAAAAACCAAGATCACCGACAGCAATCGTTGGGAGGTGATCCAGAAGGCATCTGTCGAGGTAGGGCCACCACTGTTCTTTTCCCTGCTGATCATTACCTTCAGCTTCTTGCCGGTGTTTGCCCTGGAAGCCCAGGAAGGCCGGATGTTCGCGCCGCTCGCCTATACCAAGACCTACGCCATGGCGGCCTCGGCTGGGTTGGCGATCACGCTGGTGCCGGTACTGATGGGTTACTTCATCCGCGGGCATATTCTGCCTGAACACAAAAATCCCATAAATCGGGGCTTGATTACCGCCTATCGCCCCTTCGTCAATCTGGTGATGCGGCACCCGGTCAAGATACTGGTTGCCTCACTCGTCATCGCTATCAGCGGCGCCTGGCCATTGATGCAGCTGGGCAGCGAGTTCATGCCAGAACTGGACGAGGGCACGCTGCTGTATATGCCCAGCACCTTTCCCGGCGTATCTGTGGGGGAGGCTGCTGAAATACTTCAGCAGACCAATAAGTTGATCCGCACCGTACCCGAGGTGGCCACCGTATTCGGGAAAATTGGCCGCGCCGACACAGCCACCGACCCGGCTCCCTTGAGCATGATCGAGACCACGATTCAGTTGAAACCCGAGTCGGAGTGGCGGCCAGGCATGACCACCGACAAACTGATCGAGCAACTGGACGCAGTGGTTCAGCTGCCGGGCATAACCAATGCCTGGGTGATGCCGATCAAAAACCGCATCGACATGCTGGCGACCGGCATCAAAACCCCAGTGGGGATAAAGGTCGCGGGCCCCGATTTAAATGTCATTCAGGAGATTGGGCAGCGCATCGAACAGGTGATTGAACCGATCCCCGGCACCGTCTCAGTATTCTCTGAGCGCACGGCGGGAGGCCGCTATATCGATATCGATATCGACCGCAAAGCCGCTGCACGCTTTGGGCTCAACGTTGCTGATGTGCAGGAAGTGGTCGCTGCCGCGATCGGCGGCATCAACGTCACCGAGACGGTCGAAGGATTGGAGCGCTATCCGGTTAACCTGCGTTACCCGCGTGAGGCGCGCGATTCGGTGGCCGACATCAGACAGTTGCCCATCGTAACGCCAACCGGCGCCCATGTCCCCTTGGGGGCCGTGGCTAAGGTAGCAGTGATCGATGGCCCACCCATGCTGAAGAGCGAAAACGCTCGCCTCAATGGCTGGACATACATCGACATCAAAGGCCGTGATCTCGGCTCCTACGTCGCCGAGGCTCAACAAGCCGTGGCCGAAAAGGTCGAGTTGCCACCGGGGTATTCGCTCACTTGGTCAGGGCAATTCGAATACATGGAACGGGCCATGGAGCGCATGCAGCTCGTGGTACCGGTCACGCTAGTGATCATTTTCTTGCTGCTGTACCTCGCCTTCCAGCGCGTGGGCGAGGCGATCCTCATCATGGCCACCCTGCCCTTTGCACTGATCGGCGGTCTGTGGCTGTTGTACCTGCTCGACTACAACCTGTCGGTGGCGGTCGGCGTTGGCTTTATCGCCCTGGCGGGGGTCGCTGCCGAAACCGGCGTGGTGATGTTGGTCTATCTCGATCAGGCGTTAAAGGCGCGTCGAGAAGTCGCGGCGACGGAAGGCCGGCCGGTCACCGTGAAGGAGCTGAGCGACGCAGTGATCGAAGGCGCGCTGTTGCGCGTGCGGCCGAAGATCATGACGGTCACCGCCATCATTGCCGGTTTGCTCCCCATCATGTGGGGCACCGGTACTGGCTCCGAGATTATGCGGCGGATTGCTGCACCGATGGTCGGGGGCATGGTCAGCGCGACCTTGCTGACACTGGTGGTCATCCCAGCCGCTTTCCTGGTGTGGAAGCGCCGAGTGGTTATTAGAGAACTGAATACCGCGGATGGCTAG
- a CDS encoding efflux RND transporter periplasmic adaptor subunit — MKKSIVWGAVVAVLLGAVGLVLWQGGDQTAGQPTAAAGKDEPLFYRHPMTPSITSPVPAKDNMGMDYIPVYAGDAGSKDDALVSISPVMVNNLGVRTEPVTRGPLAREIDTVGYVDFDERLLSYVNLRVEGWIEELQVRTRGAHVSEGDLLFKIYSPELETAQREYLQSVSGSATLRAAGAQRLRALGLNDAQIERLTKTRQVAPLVPIYAKQDGIVAELNAREGMFVTPGTTVMMLAGLDSVWVLVDIFEQHADWVKVGQKAEVRLPHKPNRVWTGDVEFIYPQLDPQTRTLKARLRFLNSEEALRPNMYAEVTVHADPRQRALSVPSEAVIHTGDGARVILAHGRGRFDPVPVATGFESGDRTEILDGLAEGDQVVVSAQFLIDSEASLQASLRRMTEPAETEVSASEVIWAEGLVNSVATDPPTLNLSHEPIPELGWPTMTMAFAVADDVDLAAVAPGQSLRFALTEGANGHVITAIDTAASADAGITGTGTLNRVDSATGKVNLSHDPIPALNWPAMTMDFALDEGMPPPAIEPGQAVRFQLEETDAGLVIVELDPAE; from the coding sequence ATGAAAAAATCCATTGTCTGGGGCGCTGTGGTTGCTGTGCTCCTGGGAGCCGTTGGCCTAGTCCTCTGGCAGGGTGGCGACCAAACCGCCGGCCAGCCGACGGCGGCTGCCGGCAAGGACGAGCCACTGTTCTACCGCCACCCGATGACGCCCTCAATTACCTCACCGGTGCCCGCCAAAGACAACATGGGCATGGACTACATCCCGGTCTATGCCGGCGACGCCGGCAGTAAGGATGACGCCTTGGTGAGCATTTCACCGGTGATGGTGAACAACCTGGGCGTGCGCACCGAGCCGGTGACCCGTGGCCCCTTGGCGCGCGAGATCGATACGGTCGGCTATGTCGATTTTGATGAGCGGTTACTGAGCTATGTCAATTTGCGGGTGGAAGGTTGGATAGAAGAGCTGCAAGTGCGCACGCGCGGTGCACATGTCAGTGAAGGCGACCTGCTGTTCAAGATCTACTCGCCCGAGCTGGAAACCGCCCAACGCGAATACCTGCAAAGTGTCTCCGGTAGCGCCACGTTGCGGGCTGCGGGTGCGCAACGCCTGCGGGCCCTGGGGTTGAACGACGCCCAAATCGAGCGCCTGACCAAGACCCGCCAAGTGGCGCCGCTGGTGCCCATTTATGCCAAGCAGGACGGCATTGTCGCTGAGCTCAACGCCCGCGAGGGGATGTTCGTGACGCCCGGTACCACCGTGATGATGCTGGCCGGCCTGGACAGCGTCTGGGTGCTCGTCGACATCTTCGAACAACACGCCGACTGGGTAAAAGTGGGCCAGAAGGCCGAAGTGCGCCTGCCTCACAAGCCCAATCGAGTATGGACGGGCGACGTGGAATTCATCTATCCCCAGCTAGATCCGCAGACCCGCACGCTGAAGGCGCGCCTGCGTTTCCTCAACTCCGAAGAGGCGCTGCGCCCGAACATGTATGCCGAGGTCACCGTGCACGCCGACCCACGTCAACGAGCGCTGAGCGTGCCCTCCGAAGCGGTGATCCACACCGGCGACGGCGCCCGCGTCATTCTGGCGCACGGCAGGGGCCGTTTTGACCCGGTACCGGTGGCAACGGGCTTTGAGTCGGGCGACCGCACCGAGATTCTCGATGGTCTCGCCGAAGGCGACCAAGTCGTTGTTTCCGCCCAGTTCCTGATTGACTCCGAGGCCAGCCTGCAAGCCAGTCTGCGCCGGATGACCGAGCCGGCAGAAACCGAAGTGAGCGCCAGTGAGGTGATATGGGCCGAAGGGCTCGTGAATAGCGTTGCGACGGATCCACCTACGCTCAACCTGAGCCACGAACCCATTCCTGAACTCGGCTGGCCGACAATGACCATGGCCTTTGCCGTTGCTGACGACGTGGATCTGGCCGCAGTGGCCCCAGGCCAGTCCCTTCGCTTTGCGCTCACGGAAGGAGCGAATGGACACGTCATCACGGCCATTGATACAGCAGCGAGCGCCGACGCCGGGATCACTGGGACGGGAACACTGAACAGGGTCGATTCGGCCACCGGCAAGGTAAACCTCAGCCACGATCCCATCCCCGCCTTGAATTGGCCCGCCATGACGATGGACTTCGCTCTGGATGAGGGTATGCCCCCGCCTGCCATCGAGCCCGGTCAGGCGGTGCGCTTCCAGCTTGAGGAAACGGATGCCGGCCTGGTCATCGTCGAACTCGATCCAGCGGAGTAA
- a CDS encoding TolC family protein: MQRLVAAALFSLSFVPAFVWAQIDPLASAKTLRPEALVDAVLQDNPLLPAAQWAWQAAESEIVPAGALDDPMLSTMVAPRTFGKAEMDPGVGIELSQRLPWPGKRGLREEIARFEARAIKQSIPNTRLDLTELAKAAFADWYLVHAALQVNEANRKLWQDVREIAAINYASGTGSQQDVLQANVEYQMLGHRQVVLERQRAEVLAQLNRLLNRTAAAPLPPPASLADPRDLQSLVDLRALALAQRTELEAAEAEIEADSARVDLAKREFYPDFQLSTGYNSMWDDSDMQWTVGVGINIPLGHAKRHAAVSGARAEAMESRWRLQDLSLEIVKEVEQAYARVQEAYHLLGLHEDQLLPLARANLEVARTAYQARTGSLESLLRAERSLFETELNFEAARADYYRNMAALERAVGGWSQPMEAAR; encoded by the coding sequence ATGCAGCGGCTCGTCGCGGCCGCACTCTTCTCGCTTAGCTTTGTACCCGCTTTCGTATGGGCACAGATCGACCCGTTAGCGAGCGCAAAGACCTTGCGTCCGGAAGCCCTCGTCGACGCAGTGCTGCAAGACAACCCACTGCTTCCCGCCGCGCAGTGGGCTTGGCAGGCCGCCGAATCGGAGATCGTGCCCGCCGGCGCGCTCGACGACCCCATGCTGTCCACCATGGTGGCGCCCAGGACCTTTGGCAAAGCCGAAATGGATCCAGGCGTCGGGATCGAGCTCTCCCAGCGTCTGCCGTGGCCCGGGAAACGCGGCTTGCGCGAAGAAATCGCGCGGTTCGAAGCGCGTGCGATCAAGCAATCTATCCCGAACACCCGTCTCGATCTGACTGAGCTGGCGAAAGCTGCATTTGCCGACTGGTACCTGGTGCATGCTGCCCTCCAAGTCAACGAGGCCAACCGTAAGCTCTGGCAAGATGTCCGTGAAATCGCTGCGATCAACTATGCCAGCGGCACCGGCAGCCAGCAGGACGTGCTGCAGGCCAACGTCGAGTATCAAATGCTGGGCCATCGCCAAGTGGTTTTGGAGCGCCAGCGGGCCGAGGTGCTAGCGCAGCTCAACCGATTACTCAACCGGACTGCGGCCGCACCGCTACCGCCTCCCGCATCGCTGGCCGACCCCAGAGACCTACAGTCGCTGGTTGACTTGCGCGCCTTGGCATTGGCACAGCGCACCGAACTGGAGGCGGCCGAAGCCGAGATCGAAGCCGACAGCGCGCGGGTCGACCTGGCCAAGCGCGAATTCTATCCCGATTTCCAACTCTCCACGGGCTACAACAGCATGTGGGACGACTCGGACATGCAATGGACGGTAGGGGTCGGTATCAACATCCCGCTCGGCCATGCGAAGCGCCACGCAGCCGTCTCTGGTGCCCGCGCCGAGGCCATGGAGAGCCGCTGGCGCCTGCAAGACCTCTCCCTTGAGATCGTCAAGGAAGTCGAGCAGGCGTATGCGCGCGTCCAGGAAGCCTACCACTTGCTTGGCCTTCACGAAGACCAGCTACTTCCCCTCGCCCGCGCCAATCTCGAAGTGGCCCGCACCGCTTATCAGGCGCGCACCGGATCGCTGGAAAGCCTACTGCGCGCCGAACGCAGCCTGTTCGAGACCGAGCTGAATTTTGAGGCGGCTCGCGCCGACTACTACCGCAATATGGCCGCCCTCGAGCGGGCCGTCGGCGGTTGGAGTCAGCCCATGGAAGCCGCGCGCTAA
- the copD gene encoding copper homeostasis membrane protein CopD, whose translation MSSLPDYTLRFMQYLDLMLLFGLPLFAWYGPAASTISGDKHPPLPRWALTQGLLICGVLGLALVGIEIARSTAGIMGVAVSDLARDDLAWYLFDIPAGRAGLTRAFLLVLLLAVLGWQSQRAERPFPIRRVTLLAGVALVSLAWNGHAASGEGVSGTVRLVAGMAHLLAAGGWIGAIFALLILFVRHGKPAAGEGLRMQWRALHTFSRPGAVFVGVLVVTGIFHYGDLVGWSIAPLLHSRHGNLMLLKLTLFAAMLGLAALHRWWLVPRLERDIHTGVPSHSAQHLRLSVTIEAAIALLILVSVAVLGTLSPHG comes from the coding sequence ATGTCCAGTCTTCCCGACTACACGCTTCGGTTCATGCAGTACCTGGACTTGATGCTGCTGTTCGGATTACCGCTATTCGCGTGGTACGGTCCGGCTGCCTCAACGATCAGCGGCGATAAGCACCCCCCCCTGCCCAGATGGGCCTTGACCCAGGGGCTCCTGATCTGTGGGGTGCTCGGCTTAGCGCTGGTGGGCATTGAGATTGCGCGCAGCACGGCTGGCATCATGGGGGTCGCGGTTTCCGATCTAGCACGGGACGACTTGGCCTGGTATCTGTTCGACATCCCCGCTGGGCGCGCCGGGCTGACGCGAGCATTCCTGCTGGTTCTGCTGCTTGCTGTACTGGGCTGGCAGTCGCAGCGCGCCGAGCGCCCATTCCCCATTCGGCGAGTGACCTTGCTGGCCGGCGTGGCGCTGGTCAGCCTGGCGTGGAACGGACACGCTGCCAGTGGCGAGGGTGTAAGTGGTACGGTGCGGCTGGTGGCTGGTATGGCGCACCTGCTCGCTGCCGGCGGCTGGATCGGGGCCATCTTCGCATTGCTGATTCTGTTCGTTCGACACGGCAAGCCCGCCGCGGGTGAGGGCTTGCGCATGCAGTGGCGGGCACTGCACACCTTTTCGCGCCCAGGCGCCGTCTTTGTCGGTGTCCTGGTGGTGACCGGCATCTTTCACTACGGGGACCTGGTCGGCTGGTCCATCGCACCGCTGTTACACAGCCGGCACGGCAACCTGATGCTGCTCAAGCTGACGCTATTCGCTGCGATGCTGGGCCTCGCCGCTCTGCATCGCTGGTGGTTGGTGCCCCGGCTCGAACGTGACATCCATACCGGCGTCCCTTCGCACTCTGCACAGCACCTGCGACTGAGTGTGACCATCGAGGCGGCGATCGCGCTCCTGATTCTGGTAAGCGTAGCGGTACTCGGCACCCTCAGCCCTCATGGCTGA
- the copC gene encoding copper homeostasis periplasmic binding protein CopC yields MNRTTQFRSLIVGACLATGLLITSVAQAHISLVKSTPTADAVVTTPQQIDLVFSEQLVLRASRLELSVIKDGGFAEKIEHIDVDLINDGKTLRATLHSPLGVGVYQVQWRAVGDDNHPMTGEYSFTIK; encoded by the coding sequence ATGAACCGTACTACCCAATTTCGCTCTCTGATTGTTGGTGCCTGTCTTGCGACCGGCTTGCTGATCACATCGGTCGCTCAGGCCCATATCTCCCTCGTCAAATCCACACCGACGGCCGATGCTGTTGTCACGACACCGCAGCAGATCGATCTCGTCTTCAGTGAACAGCTTGTACTTCGCGCCTCGCGCTTGGAGCTGAGCGTCATAAAGGACGGCGGGTTCGCAGAGAAAATCGAGCACATCGACGTTGATCTCATCAACGACGGCAAGACGCTACGCGCTACGTTGCATAGTCCCCTCGGCGTAGGCGTTTACCAGGTGCAATGGCGCGCCGTCGGTGATGACAACCATCCGATGACTGGCGAATACAGCTTCACCATCAAATGA
- a CDS encoding heavy-metal-associated domain-containing protein: MNTVDLDVQGMSCGSCIAKVTDALKALPGVDAVEVHLTTGRVQVRGNFDQGNDRLLSTLQQAGYPARLASGDTLSSQSTGGGGRSCCSRNS, encoded by the coding sequence ATGAACACAGTAGATCTCGACGTCCAGGGTATGAGCTGCGGCTCATGTATCGCGAAAGTCACCGATGCGCTGAAAGCGCTGCCGGGAGTCGATGCCGTGGAAGTGCATTTGACCACCGGCCGCGTTCAAGTTCGAGGCAACTTCGATCAAGGCAACGATCGGCTGCTGTCGACGTTGCAACAGGCCGGGTATCCCGCGCGTCTGGCAAGCGGCGACACCCTGTCCAGCCAATCAACAGGAGGCGGCGGCCGAAGTTGCTGCAGCCGAAATTCTTAA
- a CDS encoding DUF411 domain-containing protein, producing MMNFDIKRRTWLAGLFLLSMVGGGAAIASELIAEVWKDPNCGCCHEWVQHLEEAGIQVRTFDTGNTAIREQLGIARQFGSCHTTRIGGYAIEGHVPAADIKRLLEERPDAIGLAVPGMPIGSPGMDGPIYGNRKDPYDVLLIHVDGSTSVYQDYR from the coding sequence ATGATGAATTTCGACATCAAACGCCGTACCTGGTTGGCAGGCTTGTTCCTTCTTTCCATGGTCGGCGGAGGCGCGGCGATCGCATCGGAGCTGATCGCCGAAGTCTGGAAAGACCCCAACTGTGGTTGCTGCCACGAATGGGTCCAGCACCTTGAAGAAGCCGGCATCCAAGTGCGCACCTTCGATACTGGCAACACCGCCATACGGGAGCAGCTTGGTATCGCCAGACAGTTTGGCTCCTGCCATACAACCAGGATCGGCGGTTATGCCATCGAAGGCCACGTACCGGCCGCCGACATCAAGCGCCTGCTGGAAGAAAGGCCCGACGCAATCGGCCTGGCCGTTCCCGGTATGCCGATCGGGTCACCCGGCATGGACGGCCCGATCTACGGCAACCGCAAAGACCCCTACGACGTCCTGCTGATCCACGTCGATGGCAGCACCAGCGTCTATCAAGACTATCGCTGA